From Nonlabens sp. Ci31, the proteins below share one genomic window:
- a CDS encoding TrmH family RNA methyltransferase: MKQLTHYDIKNNQKQFPITIVCDAIRTPENIGMCFRISESLGVEKIYFHENSPAVENKIVRKTARNTIHQIEHDTYADFASIIHKLKQEGHAIIGLEITDKSMRIQDFEFKKYQKIVLLLGSERSGIEHIDAADHTVSIPMFGVNSSMNVIHSLAICLYEITNQLSVNGGEE, from the coding sequence TTGAAACAACTCACCCATTACGACATAAAAAACAATCAAAAGCAATTCCCCATTACTATTGTTTGTGATGCCATTAGAACTCCTGAAAATATAGGGATGTGTTTTCGTATTTCTGAAAGTTTGGGAGTTGAAAAAATATATTTTCATGAAAACTCACCTGCTGTTGAAAATAAAATCGTTAGGAAAACAGCAAGAAATACGATTCATCAAATAGAACACGATACCTATGCAGATTTTGCCTCAATCATACATAAATTAAAACAAGAAGGTCATGCGATTATTGGACTAGAAATTACTGATAAAAGCATGCGTATTCAAGATTTCGAATTCAAAAAGTATCAGAAAATTGTGTTGCTTTTGGGTAGTGAAAGAAGCGGAATTGAACATATAGATGCAGCAGATCATACGGTATCTATACCTATGTTTGGTGTAAATTCTAGTATGAACGTCATACACAGTTTGGCTATATGCTTGTATGAGATCACCAATCAGCTCTCCGTTAATGGCGGCGAAGAATAG
- the pgi gene encoding glucose-6-phosphate isomerase: protein MKNINPTSTAAWKALADHYKTAKNFNLKEAFQNNPDRAKELTIQDGDFYLDLSKNLILKETQEKLVDLANQCHLTEAIDSYFNAEKINVTENRAVLHTALRTHDTNSKVGEKVTAAIASKKKMFAFVDAVNKGEITAANGKKFDTVVNIGIGGSDLGPEMIYEAMQAYKNDLILHFVSNVEGDHVEETLKKIQPETTLFVIVSKSFGTQETLTNSTTIRNWFTDKVGASAVAKHFIAVSSNVQRAVDFGIDQENIFPMFDWVGGRFSLWSTVGMSVALGIGSKNFQSLLDGAHDMDIHFRNTSFDKNIPVQLALITIWYNNFFKAQSEAVIPYTQYLHRLPAYLQQAIMESNGKSVDRNGNHVNYETGNIVWGEPGTNSQHAFFQLIHQGTKLIPAQFIAFAKTKYNHPDHQNKLMANFFAQTEALMNGKTSQEAAQDLASSGKPQTEIDQLVPFKVFEGNKPTTTILIDELTPQSIGKLVAMYEHKIFVEGVIWNIYSYDQWGVELGKVLADAILTDIENSKSDGHDASTSALLQKFFALNN from the coding sequence ATGAAAAACATCAACCCTACTTCTACTGCGGCATGGAAAGCGCTAGCAGATCATTACAAAACAGCAAAAAACTTTAACCTCAAAGAAGCCTTTCAAAACAATCCTGATCGTGCAAAAGAGCTGACCATACAAGACGGAGATTTTTATTTAGACCTTTCTAAAAATTTGATTCTTAAGGAAACACAAGAGAAATTAGTAGACCTCGCTAACCAATGTCATCTTACAGAAGCTATTGATTCTTATTTTAATGCTGAGAAAATAAATGTGACAGAAAATCGTGCCGTTTTACATACCGCATTAAGAACCCATGACACTAACTCTAAAGTAGGAGAAAAAGTAACCGCAGCAATTGCCAGCAAAAAGAAAATGTTTGCTTTTGTAGATGCCGTAAATAAGGGAGAGATTACTGCTGCAAATGGAAAGAAATTTGATACCGTTGTAAATATAGGAATAGGTGGTAGCGATCTAGGACCTGAGATGATCTATGAAGCCATGCAAGCTTATAAAAATGATCTTATCCTTCATTTTGTCTCTAACGTAGAAGGAGATCATGTGGAGGAAACCTTAAAAAAGATCCAGCCCGAAACAACATTATTCGTTATCGTTTCTAAGTCTTTTGGAACGCAAGAAACGCTTACTAACTCAACAACCATTAGAAATTGGTTTACTGATAAAGTAGGAGCATCGGCAGTAGCAAAGCATTTTATTGCGGTAAGTAGCAATGTACAACGAGCCGTAGATTTTGGAATTGATCAAGAAAATATTTTCCCTATGTTTGATTGGGTAGGTGGCCGTTTTTCTTTGTGGAGTACCGTAGGGATGTCTGTTGCCTTAGGAATAGGTTCTAAAAATTTTCAGAGCTTGCTTGATGGTGCTCATGATATGGACATCCATTTCAGGAATACCTCTTTTGATAAAAACATTCCAGTTCAGTTAGCTTTAATTACTATATGGTACAACAACTTTTTTAAAGCGCAAAGTGAAGCTGTAATACCCTACACTCAATACCTTCATAGACTTCCAGCTTATTTACAGCAAGCCATAATGGAAAGCAACGGTAAAAGTGTGGACCGCAATGGAAATCACGTGAATTATGAAACTGGGAACATCGTTTGGGGGGAACCAGGTACCAACTCACAACATGCCTTTTTTCAATTGATACATCAAGGAACTAAATTGATTCCTGCTCAATTTATCGCTTTCGCGAAAACGAAATACAACCACCCAGACCATCAAAACAAGCTTATGGCAAATTTCTTTGCACAAACAGAAGCTTTAATGAATGGAAAAACAAGTCAAGAAGCAGCCCAAGATTTAGCTTCCTCAGGAAAACCACAAACTGAAATTGACCAACTGGTTCCTTTCAAAGTCTTTGAAGGAAATAAACCTACGACTACCATATTAATAGACGAGCTTACACCGCAAAGTATAGGTAAGCTGGTGGCTATGTATGAACACAAAATATTTGTCGAAGGAGTGATCTGGAACATATACAGTTATGATCAGTGGGGAGTAGAATTAGGAAAGGTCTTAGCCGATGCTATTCTAACCGACATTGAAAACTCCAAATCTGACGGCCATGACGCCAGCACAAGCGCTCTTTTACAAAAGTTTTTTGCTCTAAATAATTAA
- the pdeM gene encoding ligase-associated DNA damage response endonuclease PdeM, giving the protein MALKVTLQDQTFQLHRSGACYWEEQDVILLADVHLGKSAHFRKHGMAVPSQADDQEYDKLNQIIEEFQPSRLWFLGDLFHSYKNTEWHFFEQWMRSQEIEIALVMGNHDVISRDSFEQLGMKTYDVLHMGDLFLTHHPEEIQGKYNIAGHVHPSVKLQGIGRQKIKLSCFFCTEHGMILPAFGDFTGTYSLPPKKGNRIFVIADDEVVELH; this is encoded by the coding sequence ATGGCATTAAAAGTAACACTTCAAGATCAAACCTTTCAATTGCATCGCAGTGGTGCGTGTTATTGGGAAGAGCAAGATGTGATTCTCCTCGCTGATGTTCACTTAGGGAAGAGTGCACATTTTAGAAAGCACGGTATGGCCGTCCCTTCTCAGGCAGACGATCAGGAATACGATAAACTCAACCAAATCATAGAAGAATTCCAGCCTTCTAGATTGTGGTTTTTAGGAGATTTATTTCATTCTTATAAAAATACAGAATGGCATTTCTTTGAACAGTGGATGCGCTCTCAAGAAATAGAAATTGCGCTGGTTATGGGAAACCATGATGTTATTTCTAGAGACTCTTTTGAGCAGTTGGGAATGAAAACTTACGATGTGCTCCATATGGGAGACTTATTTCTGACACATCATCCAGAAGAAATACAAGGGAAGTATAACATTGCTGGTCATGTACATCCATCAGTAAAACTACAGGGAATAGGAAGGCAAAAAATAAAACTTTCCTGTTTTTTTTGTACAGAACACGGGATGATATTGCCTGCTTTTGGAGATTTTACGGGAACCTACTCATTACCACCTAAAAAAGGAAATAGAATTTTTGTCATAGCAGATGATGAAGTGGTGGAACTTCACTGA
- a CDS encoding M23 family metallopeptidase, giving the protein MMNKYFIAGIALALSFTACKENTGESVIEIVKITPKIVKPLMKYGFDLNEYEIIADTVKNGATFNDLIVHHIVKGQSAYQTANRLNEIYDLRRIQAGKPFKILKRKDSLHTPEAFIYELSKMDYVVVKFNDTIAAYIDKHPISFKRKTASGTIKSTLSEAMQDEGLGISAIYELSDIYRWSIDFFKLQKGDRFKMIYKERYINDSIYAGIESIEAAVFETDQTPFYAFDYTTDTVTQMSDYYDEKGKTLRSFFLKAPVNYSRISSRFTKRRFHPVQKRWKAHKGTDYAAGYGTPIVATANGTVTKSSYTGGNGNYVKIKHSSTYSTQYLHMTKRKVKVGQRVKQGQIIGTVGSTGLATGPHVCYRFWVNGRQVDPYKQNLPSAEPLPQAKMEEYLQFVAPLKVEIDQLPFKESNPIL; this is encoded by the coding sequence ATGATGAATAAATATTTCATCGCTGGTATAGCACTGGCATTGAGCTTTACGGCTTGTAAAGAAAATACTGGAGAATCTGTAATAGAGATCGTTAAAATCACACCTAAGATTGTGAAGCCTTTAATGAAATATGGTTTTGACCTCAATGAATATGAGATCATTGCAGACACGGTTAAAAATGGAGCGACGTTCAATGATTTAATCGTCCATCATATTGTCAAAGGACAAAGTGCTTACCAAACAGCAAATAGGCTCAATGAAATCTACGATTTACGTAGAATACAAGCTGGAAAACCCTTTAAAATCTTAAAAAGAAAAGACAGCCTTCATACTCCAGAAGCCTTTATTTACGAGCTTAGCAAAATGGATTATGTAGTGGTGAAATTTAACGACACCATAGCTGCTTATATAGATAAACATCCCATTTCTTTCAAAAGAAAAACAGCGAGTGGTACCATCAAATCGACATTATCGGAAGCAATGCAGGATGAAGGTCTAGGTATAAGTGCTATCTATGAACTCTCTGACATCTACAGATGGTCCATAGATTTCTTTAAACTTCAAAAAGGAGATCGTTTTAAAATGATTTACAAGGAGCGCTACATTAACGACTCTATTTACGCAGGTATAGAATCAATAGAAGCTGCCGTTTTTGAAACTGATCAAACACCGTTCTATGCCTTTGATTATACCACAGATACAGTGACTCAAATGAGCGATTACTATGATGAAAAAGGTAAGACACTACGAAGTTTTTTCCTTAAAGCTCCCGTGAACTATTCCAGAATTTCATCCCGATTTACAAAAAGAAGATTTCATCCAGTTCAAAAAAGATGGAAAGCACACAAAGGAACCGATTATGCCGCGGGCTATGGAACTCCTATAGTTGCCACTGCAAATGGAACGGTCACAAAGTCCAGCTATACTGGCGGTAACGGTAATTACGTAAAAATAAAACACAGCAGTACCTACTCTACTCAATACCTTCACATGACGAAGCGTAAAGTAAAAGTGGGCCAGCGTGTAAAACAAGGTCAGATCATAGGAACAGTAGGAAGCACAGGACTCGCTACTGGACCTCATGTTTGTTATAGATTTTGGGTCAATGGAAGACAAGTAGATCCCTACAAACAAAACTTACCTAGCGCAGAACCCTTACCTCAAGCAAAAATGGAGGAATACCTTCAGTTTGTCGCTCCATTAAAAGTAGAAATAGATCAATTACCTTTCAAAGAAAGCAACCCTATTCTTTAA
- a CDS encoding carboxypeptidase regulatory-like domain-containing protein, with the protein MNRTLHTLFAIGLFLSCIAVSAQVTTSSINGRIMENIDTAQEPLLGATIVAVHGPTGTNYATSTDIEGYYRISNMRVGGPYTISITYVGKREEKLENIFLQLGESERISITLTDESNALDTIVINAVRDGIFDSGKTGTETNISERELNTMPSVTRGLGDFLRKTPQAQVSEGGAISIAGQNNRYNSIFIDGAVNNDVFGLAGSGTNGGQIGVNPISIDAIESIQVNVAPFDVRQSGFTGGAINAITRSGTNEVKGSAYFYTRNQDLAGKTPVGISEDNREKLDDFTANLYGVRVGGPIIEDKLFFFVNAEIQREQEPRPFESDIYNGDSSIAEINTLRDNIINTFGYNPGGYENTITELNSEKFTVKLDYNLDDKNTITAKHNYVKGESISPSQSNNRNINFANAGIFFPSETNFSTIEWNTTNGRNLSNNFIVSYTSVNDNRDPLGNPFPRVQINDGDGRITFGSEAFSTANILEQNIFTVTNNFEVSKGAHNMTFGGNFENYNIRNVFVRQNYGQYTFNSLADFNTYFDNDATNDALADSYFHSYSLVDPAGTSGDAIQNAAAEFQYSQLGLYAQDQWSIADNFKLTYGVRFDVPFFESGAVNDDFNNRTVGLLEAEGYDLEGARVGKKIKSQIHVSPRAGFNWDVTGDRTTQIRGGLGIFTSRIPLVWPGGAYNNNGLSVGEANAFDSQTFVADPFNQPLNGAPAPGSGAVGGQIDIFAPDFKLPQVMKYNIGIDQKTDIWGLIVSADFLYNETINNIFYQNLNLTPSTESLNNADGRPFYDRRDEVDDTYSRVILGTNTSEGWSYNGTFSISKPFENGFGGQVSYSYGQGKSIFEGTSSQNSSQWRGVATVNGKNTAGIGNSEFAFGHRVSANASYEIKWNENIRTTFGMFYNGQQGGTINYIYQGRDLLNDDSNDNALFYIPRDQSEINLVENNGISAADQWAALDAYIDSNDYLSERRGEYAERNGDRGPWNHIVDLKVLQDFSLNFNDKEHTFQLSLDIFNFFNFLNKDWGEQRFISSNVGIVEVERNGVDPEFSFNPNFAEGLEIIDDAGTRSSRWQMQVGLRYIFN; encoded by the coding sequence ATGAACAGAACATTACACACTTTATTTGCAATCGGGCTTTTCTTAAGCTGCATCGCAGTTAGTGCGCAGGTTACTACCTCAAGCATTAACGGTCGTATCATGGAGAACATAGATACTGCCCAAGAACCTCTTTTAGGAGCAACCATTGTCGCAGTACATGGTCCTACAGGAACAAACTACGCTACTTCTACGGACATAGAAGGTTATTACCGTATTTCAAACATGCGTGTAGGTGGACCTTACACGATTAGTATTACTTACGTAGGTAAGAGAGAAGAAAAATTAGAAAACATCTTCCTTCAATTAGGGGAGTCTGAAAGAATCAGTATCACTTTGACAGATGAATCTAATGCTCTTGACACTATCGTTATTAATGCAGTAAGAGATGGAATATTTGATTCTGGTAAAACGGGGACAGAAACTAACATTTCTGAACGTGAACTCAATACCATGCCTTCTGTAACTAGAGGATTAGGTGATTTCTTAAGAAAAACTCCTCAAGCTCAAGTTTCTGAAGGTGGAGCGATCTCTATTGCAGGTCAAAACAACCGTTACAATTCTATCTTTATTGATGGGGCGGTAAACAATGACGTTTTTGGACTTGCAGGTTCTGGTACTAACGGTGGCCAGATAGGTGTGAATCCTATCTCCATTGATGCGATTGAATCGATTCAAGTTAACGTTGCTCCATTTGATGTAAGACAATCTGGTTTTACAGGTGGTGCTATCAACGCTATTACCCGTTCTGGTACTAATGAAGTAAAAGGAAGTGCTTATTTCTATACACGTAATCAAGATCTTGCTGGAAAAACACCAGTAGGTATCAGTGAAGATAACCGTGAGAAATTAGATGACTTTACTGCAAACCTTTATGGTGTGCGCGTAGGAGGACCTATCATTGAGGACAAATTGTTCTTCTTTGTAAATGCAGAGATTCAAAGAGAACAAGAGCCTAGACCATTTGAATCTGATATCTATAACGGAGACAGCAGTATTGCCGAAATCAATACGCTAAGAGACAACATCATCAACACATTCGGTTACAATCCTGGTGGGTATGAAAACACTATTACAGAACTAAATAGTGAAAAGTTCACTGTCAAATTAGACTATAATCTTGATGACAAGAACACCATTACTGCAAAGCATAATTATGTAAAAGGTGAATCTATATCTCCTAGCCAAAGCAATAACAGAAACATCAACTTTGCTAACGCTGGTATATTTTTCCCATCCGAAACGAACTTCTCTACCATAGAATGGAACACTACTAATGGTAGAAACCTATCTAACAATTTCATCGTTAGTTACACTTCTGTAAATGACAACCGTGATCCACTAGGAAATCCTTTCCCAAGAGTGCAGATCAACGATGGTGATGGTCGCATCACTTTTGGTTCTGAAGCATTCTCAACTGCTAACATATTGGAACAAAACATCTTTACAGTTACCAATAATTTTGAGGTTTCTAAAGGAGCTCACAACATGACTTTCGGAGGTAACTTTGAGAATTATAACATCAGAAACGTATTTGTAAGACAAAATTATGGTCAGTACACCTTTAATTCACTTGCAGACTTCAATACGTATTTTGACAATGATGCAACCAACGATGCTCTTGCAGATTCTTATTTTCATTCTTATTCTTTAGTAGATCCAGCTGGAACTTCTGGAGATGCCATTCAAAATGCAGCTGCTGAATTTCAATATTCTCAATTAGGACTTTACGCTCAAGATCAATGGAGTATCGCTGATAACTTTAAATTAACTTATGGTGTGCGTTTTGATGTTCCTTTCTTTGAAAGTGGAGCAGTAAATGATGACTTTAATAACAGAACCGTTGGACTGCTTGAAGCAGAAGGTTATGATTTAGAAGGTGCAAGAGTAGGTAAGAAAATTAAGAGTCAGATACATGTTTCTCCGCGTGCTGGTTTTAACTGGGACGTAACTGGTGACAGAACTACTCAAATACGTGGTGGTTTAGGAATCTTTACTTCTAGAATTCCTCTAGTATGGCCAGGTGGTGCTTATAATAACAACGGATTAAGTGTAGGTGAGGCTAATGCATTTGATAGCCAAACTTTTGTAGCTGATCCTTTTAACCAACCTTTGAATGGCGCTCCTGCTCCAGGTAGTGGTGCTGTAGGAGGACAAATTGACATCTTTGCTCCAGATTTCAAGTTGCCTCAAGTAATGAAGTACAACATCGGTATTGATCAAAAAACTGATATTTGGGGATTAATCGTAAGTGCAGACTTTTTGTACAACGAGACCATCAACAACATTTTTTATCAAAACTTAAACCTTACTCCATCAACAGAATCTTTAAACAATGCTGATGGACGTCCGTTCTATGATCGCCGTGACGAAGTAGATGACACCTATTCAAGAGTTATTTTAGGAACTAATACTAGCGAAGGATGGTCATACAACGGTACTTTTAGTATCAGTAAGCCTTTTGAAAATGGTTTTGGAGGTCAGGTTTCTTACTCTTATGGACAAGGAAAATCTATCTTTGAAGGTACTTCTTCACAAAACAGTTCTCAATGGAGAGGTGTAGCAACTGTTAATGGTAAAAATACTGCTGGAATAGGTAATTCTGAATTTGCCTTTGGACACAGAGTATCTGCTAACGCTTCATATGAAATAAAATGGAATGAGAATATCAGAACTACATTTGGTATGTTCTATAATGGACAGCAAGGTGGTACGATCAACTATATTTATCAAGGAAGAGATCTCTTAAATGATGACTCTAATGATAATGCATTGTTCTATATCCCAAGAGATCAAAGTGAAATCAACTTGGTAGAGAACAACGGTATCTCTGCAGCAGATCAGTGGGCAGCTCTTGATGCTTACATAGACAGTAACGACTATTTAAGTGAGCGTCGTGGTGAATATGCAGAACGTAACGGAGATCGTGGACCATGGAATCACATTGTTGATTTAAAAGTTCTTCAAGATTTCAGCTTGAACTTTAACGATAAGGAACACACTTTCCAACTTTCTCTAGACATCTTTAACTTCTTCAACTTCTTGAACAAAGATTGGGGTGAGCAAAGATTTATTAGTTCTAACGTAGGTATTGTAGAAGTAGAAAGAAATGGAGTTGATCCAGAATTCTCTTTCAACCCTAACTTTGCGGAAGGACTTGAGATAATTGATGACGCAGGAACTCGTTCTTCCAGATGGCAAATGCAAGTAGGTCTTAGATATATCTTTAACTAA
- the mfd gene encoding transcription-repair coupling factor — protein sequence MSFTTIQNQFSQAAPTQSLRQIAAQSQGLSTISGLNGSSISIVLKTVFKDADKPFMLICNDKEEAAFYLNDLEKMVGEQNVLFYPGSYRRPYQVEETDNANVLLRAEVLNRINSRKKPAVIVTYPDALFEKVVTRKELDKNTLKIAVGDQISIEFANEVLFEYKFKRVDFVTEPGEFSLRGGILDVFSFSNDEPYRIEFFGNEIDSIRVFDVETQLSKEQTKKISIIPNVENKQSEETRESFLKYLSNNTVVFSMNMDLLYSRVDSLFAKAEQAYNELQGEVRQLTPHEIFSDSKLIKTQLKQYNHIVFTTSSGVVVYNTSPQPSFNKQFDLLIENLKENESAGYKNYLFCSSEQQAKRFHDIFDDMKAEVQYETFVMPLYRGFISHDLRMVCYTDHQIFDRYHKFHLKNGYAKKQAITLKELNVLVIGDYVTHIDHGIGKFGGLQKIDVNGKKQEAIKLIYGERDILYVSIHSLHKITRYSSKDGKPPKVYKLGSPAWKKLKAKTKTRVKQIAFDLIKLYAKRRAQKGFQYAPDGYLQNELEASFIYEDTPDQSSVTDDVKKDMESDRPMDRLVCGDVGFGKTEVAIRAAFKAAVNGKQVAVLVPTTILAFQHAKTFNERLVDLPVKVDYLNRFRTAKERKGVLEGLENGSIDIVIGTHQLVSKSIVFKDLGLLIIDEEQKFGVAVKDKLKTLKENIDTLTLTATPIPRTLQFSLMAARDLSVIKTPPPNRHPVETNVVRFSEEIIRDAISYEISRGGQVFFVHNRIENIKEVAGMIQRSVPDAKIGIGHGQMEGKKLENLMLAFINGEFDVLVSTTIIESGLDVPNANTIFINNANNFGLSDLHQMRGRVGRSNKKAFCYFITPPYDVMTEDARKRIQALEMFSDLGSGFNIAMKDLEIRGSGDILGGEQSGFINEIGFDTYQKILSEAITELKENEFADLYETNDKEKKHVTEVTVDSDFELLFPDDYINSITERLSLYSKLNEVEDEKALDTYKKELIDRFGELPEEAENLLTSVRIKWVATRLGLEKIVMKEGKFIGYFISDQQSGFYQSESFSRVLKAVQTNPKILRMKEKQTRSGLRLLLTVENVRTVDRVYDILNTIMPVAAAASNQN from the coding sequence ATGAGTTTTACTACTATTCAAAACCAATTTTCACAAGCTGCACCAACGCAAAGCTTGAGGCAAATCGCAGCACAGTCTCAAGGATTGTCAACGATAAGCGGGCTCAACGGGAGTTCCATTTCTATTGTTCTTAAAACTGTTTTCAAGGATGCTGACAAGCCTTTTATGTTGATCTGCAACGACAAGGAAGAAGCTGCATTTTATTTGAACGACCTAGAAAAGATGGTTGGCGAACAAAACGTACTGTTCTATCCTGGAAGTTACCGGCGACCTTACCAAGTAGAAGAAACAGACAATGCAAACGTACTCTTGCGCGCTGAGGTGCTTAACCGTATCAACTCACGCAAAAAACCAGCAGTGATTGTTACTTATCCAGACGCGCTTTTTGAAAAAGTAGTTACCCGTAAGGAGTTAGATAAAAACACGCTTAAAATTGCGGTAGGTGATCAAATATCTATTGAGTTTGCTAATGAGGTGTTGTTTGAGTATAAATTCAAGCGAGTTGATTTTGTAACAGAACCTGGAGAGTTTTCTCTACGCGGTGGAATTCTAGATGTGTTTTCTTTTTCGAATGACGAACCTTATCGCATCGAGTTTTTTGGAAATGAGATCGATTCTATACGCGTATTTGATGTGGAAACACAACTCTCAAAAGAGCAAACAAAAAAAATCTCCATTATTCCTAATGTGGAGAATAAGCAGTCTGAAGAAACTCGGGAGAGCTTTTTAAAATACCTTTCTAATAATACGGTGGTTTTCTCGATGAATATGGATTTGTTATACAGTCGTGTGGATTCGCTTTTTGCGAAAGCGGAACAGGCATATAATGAGTTGCAAGGAGAAGTAAGGCAGTTGACACCTCACGAAATTTTCAGTGATAGCAAGTTGATCAAAACACAGCTTAAGCAATACAATCATATCGTATTTACTACCTCAAGTGGGGTAGTAGTTTATAACACATCACCGCAGCCTAGTTTTAACAAGCAGTTTGATTTACTGATTGAAAATTTAAAGGAAAACGAGTCAGCCGGATATAAAAATTACCTTTTTTGCAGTAGCGAGCAGCAAGCCAAACGTTTTCATGACATCTTTGACGATATGAAAGCTGAGGTGCAGTATGAAACATTCGTGATGCCTCTGTATCGAGGTTTTATAAGTCATGATTTGCGAATGGTTTGTTATACTGATCACCAAATATTTGATCGGTACCACAAGTTTCATTTAAAGAACGGTTATGCAAAAAAGCAGGCGATCACCTTAAAGGAACTCAACGTATTAGTCATAGGAGATTACGTAACACATATTGACCACGGGATCGGGAAGTTTGGCGGATTACAAAAGATAGATGTGAACGGTAAAAAGCAAGAAGCGATCAAGCTGATTTATGGGGAGCGTGATATCTTATATGTTTCTATACATTCTTTACACAAAATCACCAGATATAGCAGTAAGGATGGCAAGCCCCCGAAGGTATATAAGTTAGGCAGTCCAGCATGGAAAAAATTAAAGGCTAAAACCAAGACGAGAGTTAAGCAAATCGCCTTTGACCTGATTAAATTATATGCCAAACGTCGTGCACAAAAAGGATTTCAATATGCGCCAGATGGGTATTTACAAAATGAGCTGGAAGCTAGCTTTATCTATGAAGACACTCCAGATCAAAGCAGTGTGACGGATGATGTAAAGAAAGACATGGAGAGCGACCGTCCTATGGACCGACTTGTGTGTGGTGATGTAGGCTTTGGAAAAACAGAAGTGGCCATAAGAGCAGCTTTTAAGGCGGCCGTTAATGGCAAGCAAGTGGCCGTGCTTGTTCCAACTACTATCCTTGCATTTCAACATGCAAAAACATTTAATGAACGCCTTGTAGATCTTCCTGTAAAAGTGGATTATTTAAATCGATTTAGAACTGCTAAAGAACGTAAAGGAGTCTTGGAAGGGCTAGAAAATGGCTCTATTGATATCGTTATCGGCACGCATCAATTGGTGAGTAAATCTATTGTTTTTAAAGACCTAGGACTGCTAATTATTGATGAAGAACAGAAATTTGGTGTTGCGGTGAAGGACAAGCTCAAAACACTTAAAGAAAATATAGATACGCTTACATTGACGGCCACACCTATACCTAGAACTTTACAGTTTTCTTTAATGGCGGCACGTGATTTAAGTGTGATTAAAACACCGCCACCTAACCGACATCCGGTAGAGACCAATGTGGTGCGTTTTAGTGAAGAAATCATACGAGATGCGATCAGTTATGAGATTTCTCGTGGAGGACAAGTATTCTTTGTTCACAACCGTATTGAGAATATCAAAGAAGTCGCTGGAATGATACAGCGTTCTGTTCCCGATGCAAAAATAGGTATCGGTCACGGACAGATGGAAGGAAAGAAACTAGAAAACCTGATGCTTGCCTTTATCAATGGAGAGTTTGATGTGCTGGTTTCTACTACGATTATTGAAAGTGGTTTAGATGTTCCTAACGCCAACACGATTTTCATCAACAATGCTAATAATTTTGGACTTTCAGACTTGCACCAGATGCGTGGTCGTGTAGGTCGCAGTAATAAGAAAGCATTTTGTTACTTTATTACACCTCCTTATGATGTGATGACTGAGGATGCTAGAAAACGTATTCAAGCATTAGAAATGTTCTCAGATCTGGGCAGTGGGTTTAATATTGCTATGAAGGATCTTGAAATAAGAGGCTCTGGAGATATTTTAGGTGGTGAGCAAAGTGGTTTCATCAACGAAATAGGCTTTGATACCTATCAAAAAATATTGAGCGAAGCCATCACAGAATTAAAAGAAAATGAGTTTGCTGATCTTTATGAGACCAATGATAAAGAGAAGAAACACGTTACTGAGGTCACTGTAGATTCTGATTTTGAATTGCTCTTTCCAGATGATTATATCAACTCCATTACAGAGCGTTTGTCTTTGTATTCTAAGCTCAACGAGGTGGAAGATGAAAAAGCTTTAGACACTTATAAGAAAGAGCTTATAGACCGATTTGGGGAACTTCCGGAAGAAGCAGAGAATTTACTGACTAGTGTAAGAATCAAATGGGTGGCTACTCGATTGGGATTAGAAAAGATTGTGATGAAAGAAGGCAAGTTTATAGGATACTTTATCTCTGATCAACAAAGCGGTTTCTATCAAAGTGAATCCTTTTCTAGAGTCTTAAAAGCGGTGCAGACCAATCCTAAGATTTTAAGGATGAAAGAAAAACAAACGCGTTCAGGATTGCGATTGCTGCTTACGGTAGAAAATGTACGAACGGTAGATCGAGTTTACGATATACTGAACACGATTATGCCGGTTGCAGCAGCAGCAAGTAATCAAAACTAA